DNA sequence from the Actinacidiphila yeochonensis CN732 genome:
GGCACCACCCCGGCCAGCGGGGACAGGAACAGCGCCACCGCGAACATCGCGCCCGTCACCACGCTCGCCAGCCCCGTACGGGCCCCCTCGCCGACACCCGCGGCCGACTCCACGTAGGCGGTGTTGGAGGAGCAGGACGCCGCCCCGCCCGCCACGGCCGCGGCGCCGTCGATGAACAGCACCCGGCCGATGTTCGGTACCCGGCCCTTCGCGTCCAGCAGCCCGGCCTCGCTGGAGACGCCCACGATCGTGCCCATGGCGTCGAAGAAGTCCGACAGCACCAGCGTGAAGACGAACAGCACCGCGGTCACCACGCCCGCCTCGCGGAAGCCGCCGAACAGGCTGAAGTGGCCGAGCAGGCCGAAGTCGGGGCCGGCCACCACCTTGTGCGGCACCTTCGGCACTGTCAGGCCCCAGGCCGCGGCGGGGACGTCCGCGACGGCGTCGACCACGATCGCCACCACCGTCATCGTGACGATGCTGATCAGGATCGCGCCCTTGACCCGCCGCGCCACCAGGGCCACCGTCAGCAGCACGCCCGCGCAGAACACCAGCACCGGCCAGCCCGTCAGCGACCCCGAACCGCCCAGCTGCACCGGCGTGGTGGTGCCGGCGGCGTCCGGGACCCGGCTGGCGAAGCCGGCGTCCACCAGTCCGATGAACGCGATGAACATACCGATGCCGGCACCTATAGCGTGCTTGATCGGTACCGGGATCGCCTCCATGATCGCCTGCCGCAGCCCGGTGGCCACCAGCACGCAGATCAGCAGGCCCTCCAGGACGACCAGGCCCATCGCGTCCGGCCAGCTCATCCTCGGCGCCAGCTGGAAGGCGACGACGGCGTTGAGGCCGAGCCCGGCCGCCACCGCGAGCGGCAGGTTGCCGCCCACGCCCATGATCGCCGTCATCACGGCGGCCACCAGCGCGGTCGCGGTCAGCAACTGGTCCGGCGCCAGGTGGTGGTGGAACTTGTCCGTCGCGCTGCCCAGGATGATCGGGTTGAGCACGAGGATGTAGGCCATGGTGAAGAACGTGGCCAGCCCGCCGCGCACCTCCCGGCCCGGGGTGGACCCCCGCTCGGCTATCCGGAACCAGCGTTCCAACGGGCCGCCGGGCGGCGGAGGGGAGTCGGCTTCGGGCCGCGGGGTGTCGGTGACAGGACCGGGCATGGCGCTCCTCGGGAGGTTCGGACCCGCGGCCGCCGACGGCGCCCGACCCGGACATGCCCCGCCCCGGCCCCGCAGGCCCCGGGAGCCGGGCCGCCGGGGCCTGCGGCGGGTGCGGAGCCCGCGGTGCGGAAGGGAACCCGGAAGGCCGGCGCCGGCCGGAGCCGGCGGAAACGGACGGCGCCGGCCGTTCGCGGGCGGACGGTTCGGCGCCGGGGGACACGG
Encoded proteins:
- a CDS encoding NCS2 family permease, with the protein product MPGPVTDTPRPEADSPPPPGGPLERWFRIAERGSTPGREVRGGLATFFTMAYILVLNPIILGSATDKFHHHLAPDQLLTATALVAAVMTAIMGVGGNLPLAVAAGLGLNAVVAFQLAPRMSWPDAMGLVVLEGLLICVLVATGLRQAIMEAIPVPIKHAIGAGIGMFIAFIGLVDAGFASRVPDAAGTTTPVQLGGSGSLTGWPVLVFCAGVLLTVALVARRVKGAILISIVTMTVVAIVVDAVADVPAAAWGLTVPKVPHKVVAGPDFGLLGHFSLFGGFREAGVVTAVLFVFTLVLSDFFDAMGTIVGVSSEAGLLDAKGRVPNIGRVLFIDGAAAVAGGAASCSSNTAYVESAAGVGEGARTGLASVVTGAMFAVALFLSPLAGVVPSQAAAPALVAVGFLLIAQVRLIDWTSYDTAIPAFLTIAVMPFTYSITNGIGAGLLSFVAIRLVLGEWRRIHPLVAVVSVFFLAYFAIHPLQQALGAN